The following proteins are co-located in the Triticum urartu cultivar G1812 unplaced genomic scaffold, Tu2.1 TuUngrouped_contig_6927, whole genome shotgun sequence genome:
- the LOC125531275 gene encoding uncharacterized protein LOC125531275 → MSTDEAKPAGSALTHQVDGISQIFVKNSDAQKMKHPSSLHYYNGFIKLGNQAEKLESIDVTVLGFSTTEIGKIHYDNLANFDHPGIIEAFAYGVGKGKHSNNSFLAVTKFETTFEGYLRRDGPALDQQNRFTENFINFLRDIIVAMEELHRQGYYCAKLHGSHIAIINEGGSQRARLWRFGKIKGDTEAEISKAKDWVRLGNLIEKVCLIAESDDLHMRMTKKELKGTNILKHHALLTVREKFENILSLNQYISLNLKEPQEESEYLIVSDLSLQTLEENLDRKHYWDILSFVHPTSVSGVTDTLRGFIYSLRTIIEHEVRYLTPELLEENKGIVKDLEHYIQKEWEELYLKLQEIAVQLSLEY, encoded by the exons GTTGATGGCATAAGTCAGATTTTTGTAAAAAACAGTGATGCCCAAAAAATGAAACATCCCTCTTCTTTGCACTATTACAATGGATTTATCAAATTGGGTAACCAAGCTGAAAAATTGGAGTCAATTGATGTAACTGTATTGGGCTTCTCAACTACTGAAATTGGAAAGATTCATTATGACAATCTTGCAAATTTTGATCATCCCGGAATAATTGAAGCTTTCGCATATGGAGTTGGCAAAGGAAAACACTCAAATAACTCCTTTCTGGCCGTCACAAAATTTGAAACTACATTTGAAGGATACCTTCGGAGAGATGGTCCGGCGCTTGATCAGCAAAACCGATTCACGGAGAACTTTATAAACTTTCTCAG GGATATCATTGTAGCCATGGAGGAGCTGCATCGTCAAGGCTATTATTGCGCAAAGCTTCATGGAAGTCATATTGCAATCATCAACGAAGGCGGTTCACAAAGGGCGAGATTGTGGAGGTTTGGTAAAATTAAAGGAG ATACTGAAGCAGAAATAAGCAAGGCGAAAGATTGGGTTAGATTGGGAAACCTGATTGAGAAAGTATGTTTAATCGCAGAATCTGATGATCTTCATATGAGAATGACCAAGAAAGAACTGAAAGG GACAAACATCCTGAAGCATCATGCGTTGTTAACCGTCAGAGAAAAATTTGAAAATATTCTATCCTTGAACCAATATATATCACTCAATCTGAAAGAACCACAAGAGGAATCAGAATATTTGATAGTATCTGATCTGAGTCTACAAACATTGGAGGAGAATTTGGATAGAAAACATTATTGGGACATACTTTCCTTTGTACATCCAACAAGTGTAAGCGGTGTCACCGACACATTAAGGGGCTTCATATACTCCTTGAGAACAATCATTGAACATGAAGTTCGGTACCTTACACCCGAG TTGCTGGAAGAGAATAAAGGAATAGTCAAGGATCTTGAACACTATATTCAAAAGGAATGGGAAGAATTATACCTGAAATTGCAAGAGATTGCAGTGCAATTGAGTTTGGAATATTGA